From Vitis vinifera cultivar Pinot Noir 40024 chromosome 14, ASM3070453v1, a single genomic window includes:
- the LOC104881410 gene encoding F-box/kelch-repeat protein At1g57790-like, with protein sequence MPALKVRNPERKNVEESHMDEIETKSWLDLPQDLIFSMMERLYVADRVRLRAVCKDWHLQPNRGIKAIDKLPWTMEYKWRNPKSISFWSVCKLYEPLHHNRRLSYMVEKGRMRGRKNFAKAEVRASRYSWVLFYKDDYWQGKFFFFNPFTKEVIFLPCLESLVSEFATFSLTPTSPHCFVFVPYERNCNEISINIYNHADKTWKTHDLVANDHPLGTLKAVGYMEGTFYCHFSSFHLAAFNIVDQELSLVMTTCPAMDHLDDSLFNYFSRSYLLECEGDLLLVYLFESLLCWHQLYVLKLDWSRNEWVRVSRLGGRAMFLGETSFYVSAGGETEIIANRIYYHHDGVPEFQTLDLCSFDEYDSRDHDYLTWQKEKKREAGNAKIYGYCRKSLKTIWIQPPQDS encoded by the coding sequence ATGCCTGCCCTCAAAGTGAGAAATCCAGAGCGTAAGAACGTAGAAGAAAGCCATATGGATGAAATCGAAACCAAGTCATGGTTGGATCTTCCTCAAGACTTAATATTCTCGATGATGGAACGCCTCTATGTAGCGGATCGAGTTCGTCTTCGTGCAGTTTGCAAGGATTGGCATCTACAACCTAATCGTGGGATTAAAGCCATTGATAAGTTGCCATGGACAATGGAATATAAATGGCGGAAcccaaaatcaatttctttttggAGTGTTTGCAAGCTCTACGAACCACTTCATCATAACAGAAGACTTTCTTATATGGTAGAAAAGGGAAGAATGAGAGGGAGGAAAAACTTCGCGAAAGCTGAGGTACGTGCTTCCAGATACAGCTGGGTCCTTTTCTACAAGGATGACTACTGGCAAGGAAAGTTCTTCTTCTTTAACCCTTTTACTAAAGAGGTGATATTTCTTCCTTGCTTGGAGTCACTTGTGTCTGAATTCGCCACATTCTCTTTGACTCCAACTTCTCCCCACTGTTTTGTGTTTGTTCCATATGAACGCAATTGCAATGAAATTTCAATAAACATATACAACCATGCGGATAAAACATGGAAGACCCATGACTTAGTGGCTAATGATCATCCTCTTGGCACCCTGAAAGCTGTAGGCTACATGGAAGGAACTTTCTACTGTCACTTTAGTAGCTTCCATCTTGCGGCCTTCAACATTGTTGACCAAGAACTCAGTCTTGTGATGACAACTTGTCCAGCGATGGATCATCTTGATGATTCTTTGTTTAACTACTTTTCTCGAAGTTACTTGCTTGAATGTGAGGGAGATTTGTTACTCGTATATTTATTCGAAAGCTTGTTGTGCTGGCATCAGTTGTATGTATTGAAGTTGGATTGGTCGAGGAATGAATGGGTGCGTGTGAGTAGGCTGGGGGGGCGTGCGATGTTTCTGGGTGAGACCTCGTTCTACGTATCAGCAGGGGGAGAGACAGAGATAATAGCAAACAGGATCTACTACCACCACGACGGTGTTCCAGAGTTTCAAACTCTGGATTTATGTAGCTTTGATGAGTATGACTCTCGAGACCATGATTATTTAACTTGgcagaaggaaaagaaaagagaagcgGGGAATGCTAAGATTTATGGCTACTGTAGGAAAAGCCTAAAGACCATATGGATTCAACCTCCTCAAGACTCGTAG
- the LOC100259746 gene encoding GDSL esterase/lipase At1g54790 isoform X3, whose amino-acid sequence MASKSFILQILAFIFIFSPLAHSIQFNFPAVFNFGDSNSDTGGLVAGIGDRLDPPNGQIFFKRPAGRFCDGRLIIDFLMDAMDLPFLNPYLDSIGAPTFRKGCNFAAAGSTVLPASANAVSPFSFGIQVAQFMRFKIRVLQLLEKGRKFQKYIPQEDSFQKGLYMFDIGQNDLAGAFYSKSLDQILASIPTILVEFETGIQELYDQGARNFWIHNTGPLGCLTQNIAKFGTDPSKLDELGCVSGHNQAARLFNLQLQALCKKFQGQHPDAKVIHVDIYTIKYNLIANYSRYGFEHPLMACCGYGGLPLNYDSRVPCGKTKVVNGTEITAKGCSDSTEYVNWDGIHYSEAANQNG is encoded by the exons ATGGCCTCCAAATCCTTCATCCTGCAAATTCTCGCTTTTATCTTCATCTTTTCACCTCTTGCACATTCCATACAGTTCAATTTTCCTGCTGTTTTCAACTTCGGTGACTCGAATTCGGACACCGGGGGCCTTGTTGCCGGAATTGGTGATCGCCTTGATCCGCCTAATGGGCAGATTTTCTTCAAAAGACCAGCTGGGCGGTTCTGTGATGGCCGCCTCATCATAGATTTCCTCA TGGATGCAATGGACCTTCCATTTCTTAATCCATACCTGGATTCAATTGGGGCGCCAACTTTCCGAAAAGGGTGCAATTTTGCAGCTGCAGGGTCCACTGTACTTCCAGCATCCGCCAATGCTGTAAGCCCATTTTCATTTGGGATTCAGGTGGCTCAGTTTATGAGATTCAAAATTCGGGTTCTCCAATTGCTGGAGAAAG GCAGAAAGTTTCAAAAGTACATTCCTCAGGAGGATTCCTTTCAGAAAGGACTTTACATGTTTGATATAGGCCAGAATGATCTTGCTGGTGCCTTCTACTCCAAATCATTGGATCAAATTCTTGCTTCAATTCCAACAATTCTGGTAGAATTCGAAACCGGGATTCAG GAATTATATGACCAAGGAGCAAGAAATTTTTGGATACACAACACGGGTCCTCTTGGATGCTTGACTCAGAATATTGCCAAGTTTGGAACTGACCCCTCAAAGCTCGATGAATTAGGTTGTGTAAGTGGGCACAACCAAGCTGCTAGACTCTTCAATCTGCAGCTTCAAGCTCTCTGCAAGAAGTTCCAGGGCCAGCACCCGGATGCAAAAGTCATACATGTTGACATCTATACAATAAAATACAACCTCATTGCAAATTATTCTCGATATG GCTTTGAGCACCCCCTGATGGCTTGCTGTGGATATGGAGGTCTACCATTGAACTATGACAGTCGGGTCCCCTGTGGGAAGACAAAAGTTGTGAATGGGACTGAAATCACAGCCAAAGGGTGCAGTGATAGTACTGAGTATGTGAACTGGGATGGAATTCATTACTCAGAGGCTGCAAACCA GAATGGGTGA
- the LOC100259746 gene encoding GDSL esterase/lipase At1g54790 isoform X2 encodes MASKSFILQILAFIFIFSPLAHSIQFNFPAVFNFGDSNSDTGGLVAGIGDRLDPPNGQIFFKRPAGRFCDGRLIIDFLMDAMDLPFLNPYLDSIGAPTFRKGCNFAAAGSTVLPASANAVSPFSFGIQVAQFMRFKIRVLQLLEKGRKFQKYIPQEDSFQKGLYMFDIGQNDLAGAFYSKSLDQILASIPTILVEFETGIQELYDQGARNFWIHNTGPLGCLTQNIAKFGTDPSKLDELGCVSGHNQAARLFNLQLQALCKKFQGQHPDAKVIHVDIYTIKYNLIANYSRYGFEHPLMACCGYGGLPLNYDSRVPCGKTKVVNGTEITAKGCSDSTEYVNWDGIHYSEAANQLGIRQLHLFKS; translated from the exons ATGGCCTCCAAATCCTTCATCCTGCAAATTCTCGCTTTTATCTTCATCTTTTCACCTCTTGCACATTCCATACAGTTCAATTTTCCTGCTGTTTTCAACTTCGGTGACTCGAATTCGGACACCGGGGGCCTTGTTGCCGGAATTGGTGATCGCCTTGATCCGCCTAATGGGCAGATTTTCTTCAAAAGACCAGCTGGGCGGTTCTGTGATGGCCGCCTCATCATAGATTTCCTCA TGGATGCAATGGACCTTCCATTTCTTAATCCATACCTGGATTCAATTGGGGCGCCAACTTTCCGAAAAGGGTGCAATTTTGCAGCTGCAGGGTCCACTGTACTTCCAGCATCCGCCAATGCTGTAAGCCCATTTTCATTTGGGATTCAGGTGGCTCAGTTTATGAGATTCAAAATTCGGGTTCTCCAATTGCTGGAGAAAG GCAGAAAGTTTCAAAAGTACATTCCTCAGGAGGATTCCTTTCAGAAAGGACTTTACATGTTTGATATAGGCCAGAATGATCTTGCTGGTGCCTTCTACTCCAAATCATTGGATCAAATTCTTGCTTCAATTCCAACAATTCTGGTAGAATTCGAAACCGGGATTCAG GAATTATATGACCAAGGAGCAAGAAATTTTTGGATACACAACACGGGTCCTCTTGGATGCTTGACTCAGAATATTGCCAAGTTTGGAACTGACCCCTCAAAGCTCGATGAATTAGGTTGTGTAAGTGGGCACAACCAAGCTGCTAGACTCTTCAATCTGCAGCTTCAAGCTCTCTGCAAGAAGTTCCAGGGCCAGCACCCGGATGCAAAAGTCATACATGTTGACATCTATACAATAAAATACAACCTCATTGCAAATTATTCTCGATATG GCTTTGAGCACCCCCTGATGGCTTGCTGTGGATATGGAGGTCTACCATTGAACTATGACAGTCGGGTCCCCTGTGGGAAGACAAAAGTTGTGAATGGGACTGAAATCACAGCCAAAGGGTGCAGTGATAGTACTGAGTATGTGAACTGGGATGGAATTCATTACTCAGAGGCTGCAAACCA ATTAGGTATCAGACAACTCCATCTGTTCAAATCATGA
- the LOC100259746 gene encoding GDSL esterase/lipase At1g54790 isoform X1 produces the protein MASKSFILQILAFIFIFSPLAHSIQFNFPAVFNFGDSNSDTGGLVAGIGDRLDPPNGQIFFKRPAGRFCDGRLIIDFLMDAMDLPFLNPYLDSIGAPTFRKGCNFAAAGSTVLPASANAVSPFSFGIQVAQFMRFKIRVLQLLEKGRKFQKYIPQEDSFQKGLYMFDIGQNDLAGAFYSKSLDQILASIPTILVEFETGIQELYDQGARNFWIHNTGPLGCLTQNIAKFGTDPSKLDELGCVSGHNQAARLFNLQLQALCKKFQGQHPDAKVIHVDIYTIKYNLIANYSRYGFEHPLMACCGYGGLPLNYDSRVPCGKTKVVNGTEITAKGCSDSTEYVNWDGIHYSEAANQYVSSQILTGKYSDPPFSDKMPFLLPLKF, from the exons ATGGCCTCCAAATCCTTCATCCTGCAAATTCTCGCTTTTATCTTCATCTTTTCACCTCTTGCACATTCCATACAGTTCAATTTTCCTGCTGTTTTCAACTTCGGTGACTCGAATTCGGACACCGGGGGCCTTGTTGCCGGAATTGGTGATCGCCTTGATCCGCCTAATGGGCAGATTTTCTTCAAAAGACCAGCTGGGCGGTTCTGTGATGGCCGCCTCATCATAGATTTCCTCA TGGATGCAATGGACCTTCCATTTCTTAATCCATACCTGGATTCAATTGGGGCGCCAACTTTCCGAAAAGGGTGCAATTTTGCAGCTGCAGGGTCCACTGTACTTCCAGCATCCGCCAATGCTGTAAGCCCATTTTCATTTGGGATTCAGGTGGCTCAGTTTATGAGATTCAAAATTCGGGTTCTCCAATTGCTGGAGAAAG GCAGAAAGTTTCAAAAGTACATTCCTCAGGAGGATTCCTTTCAGAAAGGACTTTACATGTTTGATATAGGCCAGAATGATCTTGCTGGTGCCTTCTACTCCAAATCATTGGATCAAATTCTTGCTTCAATTCCAACAATTCTGGTAGAATTCGAAACCGGGATTCAG GAATTATATGACCAAGGAGCAAGAAATTTTTGGATACACAACACGGGTCCTCTTGGATGCTTGACTCAGAATATTGCCAAGTTTGGAACTGACCCCTCAAAGCTCGATGAATTAGGTTGTGTAAGTGGGCACAACCAAGCTGCTAGACTCTTCAATCTGCAGCTTCAAGCTCTCTGCAAGAAGTTCCAGGGCCAGCACCCGGATGCAAAAGTCATACATGTTGACATCTATACAATAAAATACAACCTCATTGCAAATTATTCTCGATATG GCTTTGAGCACCCCCTGATGGCTTGCTGTGGATATGGAGGTCTACCATTGAACTATGACAGTCGGGTCCCCTGTGGGAAGACAAAAGTTGTGAATGGGACTGAAATCACAGCCAAAGGGTGCAGTGATAGTACTGAGTATGTGAACTGGGATGGAATTCATTACTCAGAGGCTGCAAACCAGTATGTCTCATCACAAATACTCACTGGGAAATATTCTGATCCCCCCTTTTCAGACAAGATGCCTTTCCTTCTCCCCCTCAAGTTCTAA
- the LOC100240968 gene encoding kinesin-like protein KIN-1, which translates to MSHITVCARFRPLSSKERRDHGDSVSVQSLDSETFIFKDEKEEDFTFSFDRVFYQGSEQVDVYEFLALPIVRDAVNAINGTIITYGQTGAGKTYSMEGPSILECDQQKKGLLPRVVDGLFQCIKSSDEATKYTIKLSMVEIYMEKVRDLFDLLKDNIQIKESKVHGILLSGVTEVSILDSTEALHSLSRGIANRAVGETQMNMASSRSHCVYIFTVQQEFPKDKRIRTGKLILVDLAGSEKVEKTGAEGKLLDEAKTINKSLSALGNVINALTCSPQGRANHIPYRDSKLTRILQDALGGNSRTALLCCCSPSPSNASESLSTLRFGARAKHIKASPRVSHNDDKYTKKHGTQSPSKDGSCERILNKLTEKLDIEDVNLLEELFILEGIFSYPNSVEDLELTLEDVALRTISSLQEALEELTLIVEELKIENKALKFRLAAAERVDTLNKKAGGNTSFLHKVFQALSAFSFPGLFHSLMSRC; encoded by the exons ATGTCGCACATAACAGTCTGCGCTCGCTTTAGACCTTTAAGTTCAAAAGAGAGAAGAGATCACGGTGATAGCGTTTCTGTCCAAAGCCTAGATTCAGAAACGTTCATTTTCAAG GATGAGAAGGAAGAGGATTTCACCTTTAGCTTTGATAGGGTTTTTTATCAGGGATCTGAGCAAGTTGATGTCTATGAATTTCTAGCCCTGCCTATTGTTCGAG ATGCTGTTAATGCAATTAATGGGACAATCATCACTTATGGACAG ACAGGAGCAGGGAAGACATATAGCATGGAG GGACCGAGCATCCTGGAATGTGATCAGCAGAAGAAAGGCTTACTTCCCAGAGTGGTTGATGGACTTTTTCAGTGCATTAAATCTTCTGATGAAGCAACCAAGTACACAATTAAGTTGTCCATG GTAGAGATCTACATGGAGAAAGTAAG GGACCTTTTTGATTTGTTGAAAGACAATATACAGATCAAGGAGAGTAAAGTGCATGGGATATTATTGTCTGGAGTAACAGAA GTCTCTATATTGGACAGTACAGAAGCATTACATAGCCTCTCT AGAGGAATAGCCAACAGAGCAGTTGGAGAGACCC AAATGAACATGGCAAGCAGTAGAAGTCATTGTGTTTACATCTTTACAGTCCAGCAGGAATTTCCTAAAGATAAGAG GATAAGAACTGGAAAGTTAATTCTTGTGGACTTGGCGGGGTCAGAGAAAGTAGAGAAAACTGGAGCTGAGGGGAAACTTCTTGATGAAGCCAAGACTATCAACAAATCCCTTTCTGCACTTGGGAATGTGATAAATGCTTTGACTTGTAGTCCACAGGGCAGAGCAAATCACATCCCATATCGTGATTCTAAGcttacacggattctacaaGATGCTCTT GGAGGGAATTCGCGAACTGCATTACTGTGTTGTTGTTCACCGAGCCCTTCTAATGCTTCAGAAAGCCTGTCCACCCTCCGCTTTGGTGCAAG GGCGAAACATATAAAGGCATCACCACGTGTCAGTCACAACGATGATAAGTATACCAAGAAGCATGGAACTCAATCACCATCTAAAGATGGGTCATGTGAGAGAATTCTAAACAAG TTGACAGAGAAACTGGATATTGAAGATGTAAATTTACTGGAGGAGTTGTTCATACTTGAGGGGATTTTCTCTTATCCAAATTCAGTTGAAGACTTGGAGTTAACTCTTGAAGATGTTGCATTACGAACAATATCCTCATTGCAAGAAGCTCTGGAAGAGCTGACATTGATAGTTGAGGAg CTTAAGATAGAGAATAAGGCTCTCAAGTTCAGACTGGCAGCTGCTGAAAGGGTTGACACACTCAACAAGAAGGCTGGAGGAAATACCAGTTTTCTGCATAAGGTTTTTCAGGCACTCTCAGCTTTCTCCTTTCCTGGGCTGTTTCACTCTCTCATGTCAAGATgctga
- the LOC100254639 gene encoding UPF0603 protein At1g54780, chloroplastic: protein METILYPHSSPLFNPKPSSSKALFSPSIQPKSNSLSLITKPITSNLKKQPSQSAKPFLSLPKSWFSHAHHGLAALALSLALNFCPLLPTNSALASEFDVLNDGPPQESYVVDDAGVLSRVTKSDLKRLLSDLESRKNLRINFITVRKLTSKADAFEYADQVLERWYPTIEEGSNKGIVVLVTSQKEGAVTGGPAFVQAVGDTILDATVSENLPVLATEEKYNEAVFSSAKRLVAAIDGLPDAGGPSVKDNKRESNFKTREETEEKRGQFTFVVGGLLVIAFVVPMAQYYAYVSRK from the exons ATGGAAACCATTCTCTATCCTCACTCCTCTCCTCTCTTCAACCCCAAACCTTCCTCCTCAAAGGCCCTTTTCTCTCCTTCTATCCAACCCAAGTCTAACTCTCTCTCTTTGATCACCAAACCCATTACATCTAACCTCAAGAAACAGCCCTCTCAATCAGCAAAACCATTTCTATCACTACCAAAAAGCTGGTTTTCACATGCCCACCATGGGCTAGCAGCTCTAGCTCTATCTTTAGCTCTCAACTTTTGCCCACTCTTGCCTACTAATTCTGCATTAGCATCTGAGTTTGATGTGCTCAACGATGGTCCACCACAGGAGTCATATGTGGTGGACGATGCAGGTGTGCTTAGCAGAGTGACAAAGTCTGATTTGAAGCGGTTGTTATCAGATTTAGAGTCCAGGAAGAACTTGCGCATCAATTTCATCACTGTTCGGAAGCTCACT AGTAAAGCAGATGCCTTTGAATATGCTGACCAAGTTTTGGAGAGGTGGTATCCCACAATTGAAGAAGGCAGCAATAAGGGTATTGTTGTGCTTGTCACCAGTCAAAAAGAAGGAGCAGTCACTGGTGGCCCTGCCTTTGTCCAGGCTGTTGGTGATACCATTCTTGATGCTACAGTATCAGAGAACCTTCCGG TTTTAGCAACTGAAGAAAAGTACAATGAAGCAGTTTTCAGCAGTGCCAAACGGCTAGTGGCTGCCATTGATGGCCTTCCAGATGCTGGTGGCCCATCAGTTAAGGACAACAAACGAGAATCTAACTTCAAAACCAGGGAAGAGACAGAAGAGAAACGTGGGCAATTCACTTTTGTAGTTGGAGGTTTGTTAGTGATAGCTTTTGTTGTGCCCATGGCACAATATTATGCTTATGTCTCCAGGAAGTAA